Proteins encoded by one window of Macaca mulatta isolate MMU2019108-1 chromosome 10, T2T-MMU8v2.0, whole genome shotgun sequence:
- the ANKRD54 gene encoding ankyrin repeat domain-containing protein 54 isoform X3: MPTMWKQQLLEDGADPCAADDKGRTALHFASCNGNDQIVQLLLDHGADPNQRDGLGNTPLHLAACTNHVPVITTLLRGGARVDALDRAGRTPLHLAKSKLNILQEGHAQCLEAVRLEVKQIIHMLREYLERLGQHEQRERLDDLCTRLQMTSTKEQVDEVTDLLASFTSLSLQMQSMEKR, encoded by the exons CAGCTGCTGGAAGATGGCGCGGATCCCTGTGCAGCTGATGACAAGGGCCGCACAGCTCTACACTTTGCCTCCTGCAATGGCAATGACCAGATTG TGCAGCTGCTCCTAGACCACGGTGCTGATCCTAACCAGCGAGATGGGCTGGGGAacacgccactgcacctgg CGGCCTGTACCAACCACGTCCCTGTCATCACCACACTGCTACGAGGAG GGGCCCGTGTGGATGCCCTGGACCGAGCTGGCCGCACacccctgcacctggccaagtcGAAGCTGAACATCCTGCAGGAGGGCCATGCCCAGTGCCTGGAGGCTGTGCGGCTGGAGGTGAAGCAG ATCATCCATATGCTGAGGGAGTATCTGGAGCGTCTAGGGCAACATGAGCAGCGAGAACGCCTGGACGACCTCTGCACCCGTCTGCAGATGACCAGTACCAAAGAGCAG GTGGATGAGGTGACTGACCTCCTGGCCAGCTTCACCTCCCTCAGTCTGCAGATGCAGAGCATGGAGAAGAGGTAG